A part of Pseudomonas sp. HR96 genomic DNA contains:
- a CDS encoding endonuclease/exonuclease/phosphatase family protein, which produces MDAETETPPLPVDARPVHRLRVLTVNTHKGFTTFNRRFILPELREAVRSTSADLVFLQEVLGGHDGHASRFSNWPQMSQYEFLADTMWSDFAYGRNAVYPDGHHGNALLSKYPILRHRNLDVSITGPERRGLLHCVLQVPGHDEVHAICVHLSLLESHRQQQLVLMRQLLDSLPPDAPVIIAGDFNDWKLRGNSTLSQGKDLHEAFERHHGKLAKTYPARFPLLRLDRIYLRNATSHEPRILGNKPWSHLSDHLPLAVEVHL; this is translated from the coding sequence GTGGACGCCGAAACCGAAACGCCGCCGCTGCCCGTGGATGCTCGCCCCGTACATCGCCTGCGGGTGCTGACGGTCAATACCCATAAGGGTTTCACCACCTTCAACCGGCGGTTCATTCTGCCGGAGCTGCGCGAGGCGGTGCGCAGCACCAGCGCCGACCTGGTGTTCCTCCAGGAAGTGCTCGGTGGCCACGACGGCCATGCCTCGCGCTTCAGCAACTGGCCACAAATGTCGCAGTACGAGTTTCTCGCCGATACCATGTGGAGCGACTTCGCTTACGGGCGCAACGCGGTCTACCCCGACGGCCATCATGGCAACGCCCTGCTCTCCAAGTACCCGATCCTGCGCCATCGCAATCTCGACGTTTCCATCACTGGCCCCGAGCGTCGAGGGTTGCTGCACTGCGTACTGCAGGTGCCAGGGCACGACGAGGTGCACGCCATTTGCGTGCACCTCTCGTTGCTGGAAAGTCATCGTCAGCAGCAGCTGGTGCTGATGCGCCAGTTGCTCGACTCGCTGCCGCCCGACGCGCCGGTCATCATCGCCGGGGATTTCAACGACTGGAAATTGCGAGGGAATTCAACGCTGAGCCAAGGCAAGGACCTGCATGAAGCGTTCGAGCGCCACCATGGCAAGTTGGCCAAGACCTACCCTGCACGGTTTCCGCTATTGCGCCTGGATCGGATCTACCTGCGCAATGCGACCAGCCATGAGCCGAGGATTCTGGGCAACAAGCCCTGGAGTCATCTGTCCGATCATTTGCCGCTGGCGGTTGAAGTGCACCTGTAG
- a CDS encoding class I SAM-dependent methyltransferase → MSVEDTYFDSLFKGNDDPWAMRDRWYEQRKRALLMACLPRRQYRSVFEPGCANGETSAELAGRCAALLCSDTAAAAVALTRQRLQGQPHVRVEHGRQPQQWPAGTFDLIVLNELCYYLDSAALDELIERALASLSADGQLLACHWRAPIEGCELDAEQVHRRLRHKLPMTHLLQHEEPDFLLDLFSRDPLSVAQHEGLA, encoded by the coding sequence ATGAGCGTTGAAGACACCTACTTCGACAGCCTGTTCAAGGGCAACGACGACCCTTGGGCGATGCGTGATCGCTGGTATGAGCAACGCAAGCGCGCCCTGTTGATGGCCTGCCTGCCCCGTCGGCAGTATCGCTCGGTATTCGAGCCAGGCTGTGCCAACGGCGAGACCAGCGCCGAGCTCGCCGGCCGTTGCGCGGCGCTGCTGTGCAGCGATACCGCGGCCGCTGCCGTGGCGCTCACACGCCAACGACTGCAGGGCCAGCCCCATGTTCGCGTCGAGCATGGACGCCAGCCGCAGCAATGGCCGGCGGGAACCTTCGATCTGATCGTCCTCAACGAATTGTGCTACTACCTGGACAGCGCTGCGCTGGATGAACTGATCGAGCGCGCCCTCGCCTCGTTGAGCGCTGACGGCCAATTGCTGGCCTGTCACTGGCGCGCGCCGATCGAGGGTTGCGAGCTGGATGCCGAGCAGGTGCATCGGCGTTTGCGGCACAAACTGCCCATGACCCACCTGCTGCAGCACGAGGAACCCGACTTCCTGCTCGACCTGTTCAGCCGCGACCCACTGTCGGTTGCCCAGCACGAAGGCCTGGCCTAG
- the treS gene encoding maltose alpha-D-glucosyltransferase: MAKKPRSAEFIKDPLWYKDAVIYQVHVKSYADSNNDGIGDFPGLIGKLDYIAELGVNTIWLLPFYPSPRRDDGYDISEYKAVHSDYGTMADVRRFIAEAHARNLRVITELVINHTSDQHPWFQRARRAKPGSRARDFYVWSDTDSKYDGTRIIFLDTEKSNWTWDPVAGQYFWHRFYSHQPDLNFDNPQVMKAVLGVMRYWLDMGIDGLRLDAIPYLIERDGTNNENLPETHQVLKQIRAEIDANYPDRMLLAEANQWPEDTQQYFGDVHGKDGDECHMAFHFPLMPRMYMAVAQEDRFPITDILRQTPEIPANCQWAIFLRNHDELTLEMVTDRERDYLWNYYAADRRARINLGIRRRLAPLLERDRRRIELLNSLLLSMPGTPTIYYGDEIGMGDNIYLGDRDGVRTPMQWSIDRNGGFSRADPASLVLPPIQDPLYGYLSVNVETQASDAHSLLNWHRRMLGVRKQQKAFGRGTLKMLTPTNRRILAYIREYTAPDGKSEIILCVANVSRAAQAAELELSQYAGMVPVEMLGGSAFPPIGQLNFLLTLPPYGFYWFLLAPEAQMPSWHVEPAQSLPDFTTLVLKKRMEELLDQPSRTALEDNALPQYLPKRRWFGGKDAGVAQVRIAYGVRFGKPTSPVLFSEIEVTGGDNSVSRYQFPFGFLGEEHFSSALPQQLALSRVRRGRQVGLITDAFVLETFIHAVVAAVQGNLKLATGDGEIRFEPTAQLARLGLNDESPIRYLAAEQSNSSVVVGGAMVLKMIRRVNPGIHPELEMGAYLTNAGYANISPLSGSVSRVGADGTPNLLMIAQGFLANQGDAWEWTQNNLDRAIRDEMDTARSEQQQHYNALGELADFAGLLGQRLGEMHQVLGAPTDDPAFRSRPSAQQDAELWQQSITTQVERALQLLEQRKPDLDEESRTLVDKLLGQRQGLLAHVEQLCQQAVGGLIMRVHGDLHLGQILVVQGDAYLIDFEGEPARPLEERRGMYSPYKDVSGVLRSFDYAAAMAVRNAQSVDVSEQAAQARERVAERYLKEARQAFIEAYGLATASLPHAWQHADGERAALELFSLEKAAYEIAYEAENRPSWLAVPLHGLFGLLSTRGES; this comes from the coding sequence ATGGCGAAGAAACCCCGGTCCGCCGAATTCATCAAGGACCCGCTCTGGTACAAGGATGCGGTCATCTATCAGGTTCACGTGAAGTCCTATGCCGACTCCAACAATGACGGCATCGGTGACTTTCCGGGCCTGATCGGCAAGCTCGACTACATCGCCGAGCTGGGCGTCAACACCATCTGGCTGTTGCCGTTCTACCCCTCGCCACGGCGCGACGACGGCTACGACATCTCCGAATACAAAGCGGTGCACAGCGACTACGGGACCATGGCCGATGTGCGTCGCTTCATCGCCGAGGCCCATGCGCGCAACCTGCGGGTGATCACCGAACTGGTCATCAACCACACTTCCGACCAGCACCCCTGGTTCCAGCGCGCGCGCCGGGCCAAGCCTGGCTCGCGGGCTCGTGACTTCTACGTGTGGTCGGACACCGACAGCAAGTACGACGGCACGCGGATCATCTTTCTCGACACCGAGAAGTCCAACTGGACCTGGGACCCGGTGGCCGGCCAGTACTTCTGGCATCGATTCTATTCGCACCAGCCGGATCTCAACTTCGATAACCCGCAGGTCATGAAAGCGGTGCTCGGGGTGATGCGCTACTGGCTGGACATGGGCATCGACGGCCTGCGGCTGGATGCCATCCCCTACCTGATCGAGCGCGACGGCACCAACAACGAGAACCTGCCCGAGACTCACCAGGTGCTCAAACAGATTCGCGCCGAAATCGACGCCAATTATCCTGACCGCATGCTGCTGGCAGAGGCCAACCAATGGCCGGAGGACACTCAGCAGTACTTCGGCGACGTGCATGGCAAGGACGGCGACGAATGCCACATGGCTTTCCATTTCCCGTTGATGCCGCGCATGTACATGGCCGTGGCTCAGGAAGACCGCTTTCCGATCACCGATATTCTGCGCCAGACCCCGGAGATTCCGGCCAACTGCCAATGGGCGATATTTTTGCGCAACCACGACGAGCTGACCCTGGAAATGGTCACCGATCGCGAGCGCGACTATCTGTGGAACTACTACGCCGCCGATCGCCGCGCGCGGATCAACCTGGGCATCCGCCGGCGCCTGGCGCCGCTGCTCGAGCGTGATCGTCGGCGCATCGAACTGCTCAACAGTCTGCTGCTGTCCATGCCCGGCACGCCGACCATCTACTATGGCGACGAGATCGGCATGGGCGACAACATCTACCTGGGCGACCGCGATGGCGTGCGCACGCCGATGCAATGGTCCATCGACCGCAATGGCGGTTTCTCCCGCGCCGACCCGGCCAGCCTGGTCCTGCCGCCGATTCAGGACCCGCTTTACGGGTACCTGTCGGTCAATGTCGAGACCCAGGCCAGCGACGCCCACTCGTTGCTTAACTGGCACCGGCGCATGCTCGGTGTGCGCAAGCAGCAAAAGGCGTTCGGCCGCGGAACGCTGAAGATGCTGACCCCGACCAACCGCCGCATCCTGGCCTACATACGCGAGTACACGGCGCCGGATGGCAAGTCGGAAATCATCCTGTGCGTGGCCAACGTCTCGCGCGCGGCCCAGGCGGCCGAGCTGGAATTGTCGCAGTACGCGGGTATGGTGCCAGTGGAGATGCTCGGCGGCAGCGCGTTCCCGCCGATCGGGCAGTTGAACTTCCTGCTCACCCTGCCACCTTATGGGTTCTATTGGTTCTTGCTCGCCCCGGAGGCGCAAATGCCCAGTTGGCACGTCGAACCGGCGCAAAGTCTGCCGGACTTCACCACCCTTGTGCTGAAAAAGCGCATGGAAGAGTTGCTCGACCAGCCGTCCCGTACGGCCCTGGAAGACAACGCCTTGCCGCAGTACCTGCCCAAGCGCCGCTGGTTCGGCGGCAAGGATGCAGGGGTTGCCCAGGTGCGCATCGCTTACGGCGTGCGTTTCGGCAAGCCGACCAGCCCGGTGCTGTTCAGCGAGATCGAAGTCACTGGCGGCGACAACTCGGTCAGCCGCTATCAGTTTCCGTTCGGCTTCCTCGGTGAAGAGCACTTCAGCAGTGCCTTGCCGCAGCAGCTGGCGTTGTCACGGGTGCGTCGCGGTCGCCAGGTTGGCCTGATCACCGACGCGTTCGTCCTCGAGACGTTCATCCACGCGGTCGTCGCGGCTGTGCAGGGCAATCTGAAGCTGGCCACCGGCGACGGCGAGATCCGTTTCGAACCGACCGCGCAGCTCGCCAGGCTTGGCCTGAACGACGAATCGCCGATCCGCTACCTGGCCGCCGAGCAGTCCAACAGCTCGGTGGTGGTCGGTGGCGCCATGGTTCTCAAGATGATTCGCCGGGTCAACCCCGGCATCCACCCCGAGCTTGAGATGGGTGCCTACCTGACCAACGCCGGCTACGCCAATATTTCGCCTCTGTCGGGCTCGGTGAGCCGGGTGGGCGCTGATGGCACGCCGAACCTGCTGATGATCGCCCAAGGTTTCCTGGCCAACCAGGGTGATGCCTGGGAGTGGACCCAGAACAACCTTGATCGGGCCATCCGCGACGAGATGGACACTGCCCGTTCAGAGCAGCAACAGCATTACAACGCCTTGGGCGAGCTGGCCGATTTCGCCGGCCTGCTGGGCCAGCGCCTGGGCGAAATGCACCAGGTGCTGGGGGCGCCGACCGATGACCCGGCGTTTCGCTCGCGGCCCAGCGCCCAGCAGGACGCCGAGCTCTGGCAGCAGAGCATCACCACTCAGGTCGAGCGCGCTTTGCAGCTGCTTGAGCAGCGCAAGCCTGACCTGGACGAAGAGTCGCGCACCCTGGTGGATAAACTGCTCGGCCAGCGCCAGGGCCTTCTCGCGCATGTCGAGCAGCTGTGCCAGCAAGCGGTGGGCGGCCTGATCATGCGGGTGCACGGCGACCTGCACCTGGGGCAGATCCTGGTGGTGCAGGGCGACGCCTACCTGATCGACTTCGAAGGCGAACCGGCACGGCCGCTGGAAGAGCGCCGCGGCATGTACAGCCCGTACAAGGATGTCAGCGGTGTGCTGCGCTCCTTCGACTACGCCGCGGCCATGGCGGTGCGCAACGCGCAGAGCGTCGACGTCTCGGAGCAGGCTGCGCAGGCCCGTGAGCGTGTTGCCGAGCGCTATTTGAAAGAGGCCAGACAGGCCTTCATCGAGGCCTATGGTCTGGCCACCGCCAGCTTGCCGCACGCCTGGCAACATGCCGACGGCGAGCGCGCAGCGCTGGAATTGTTCAGCCTGGAAAAGGCTGCCTATGAAATAGCTTACGAAGCCGAGAATCGTCCGAGCTGGCTGGCCGTGCCTTTGCATGGCTTGTTCGGGCTGCTAAGCACAAGGGGAGAGTCGTAA
- the glgX gene encoding glycogen debranching protein GlgX: MARQKKQQQPPVGEPSRIREGLPFPLGASWDGLGVNFALFSANATKVELCIFDSTGETELERIELPEYTDEIYHGYLPDAHPGLIYGYRVYGPYDPENGHRFNHNKLLIDPYAKQLVGTLKWSEALFGYTIGHPDGDLSFDERDSAPFVPKSKVIDPAYTWGRDERVNVPWDKTILYETHVRGFSMRHPAVPEAVRGTFAGLAVPEVVEHIKKLGVTSVELLPIHGFVNDQHLLQKGLNNYWGYNSIAFFAPHARYLASGKIAEFKEMVAHLHDAGLEVILDVVYNHTAEGNEQGPTLSMRGIDNASYYRLMPDNKRFYINDSGTGNTLDLSHPCVLQMVTDSLRYWATEMHVDGFRFDLATILGRYHDGFSERHSFLVACRQDPVLRSVKLIAEPWDCGPGGYQVGGFAPGWAEWNDRFRDTVRAFWKGDDGQLADFAGRMTGSGEMFDQRGRRPYSSVNFVTAHDGFTLRDLVSYNDKHNEENDENNQDGTNNNVSWNHGVEGPTDDPQINALRLRQMRNFFATLLFSQGTPMIVAGDEFARTQNGNNNAYCQDSEIGWVNWALDEDGAGLLKFVKRLIKLRHAYPILRRNRFLVGEYNEAIGVKDVTWLDADANEMSDEQWEEGHGRCLGMLLDGRAQPSGIRRPGADATLLIIVNAHYDVVNFVLPEVPEGQYWDCLVDTHRPELNGHERLDFGSTFAVTGRSLLLFELHRETEQ, encoded by the coding sequence ATGGCCCGGCAAAAGAAACAACAGCAACCTCCCGTTGGCGAGCCCTCGCGTATTCGCGAGGGTTTGCCCTTCCCGCTCGGCGCCAGCTGGGACGGCCTGGGAGTGAATTTCGCGCTGTTCTCAGCCAATGCCACCAAAGTCGAGCTGTGCATCTTCGACTCGACCGGCGAGACCGAGCTTGAACGTATCGAACTGCCCGAGTACACCGACGAGATCTACCATGGCTACCTGCCCGACGCGCACCCCGGACTGATCTACGGCTACCGGGTGTACGGGCCGTACGATCCGGAAAACGGCCACCGGTTCAACCACAACAAGCTGTTGATCGATCCCTACGCCAAGCAACTGGTGGGCACCTTGAAATGGTCCGAGGCGCTGTTCGGCTACACCATTGGCCACCCCGACGGCGACTTGAGCTTCGATGAACGCGACAGCGCACCGTTCGTGCCCAAGAGCAAGGTGATCGACCCGGCCTATACCTGGGGCCGCGACGAGCGGGTCAACGTGCCATGGGACAAAACCATCCTCTATGAAACCCATGTGCGCGGGTTCAGCATGCGCCATCCGGCCGTCCCGGAAGCGGTGCGCGGCACCTTTGCGGGCCTTGCGGTGCCCGAGGTGGTCGAGCACATCAAAAAGCTGGGCGTCACCTCGGTCGAGCTTCTGCCCATCCATGGCTTTGTCAACGACCAGCACCTGTTACAGAAAGGCCTGAACAACTACTGGGGCTACAACAGCATCGCCTTCTTCGCGCCGCATGCCCGTTACCTGGCCAGCGGCAAGATCGCCGAATTCAAGGAAATGGTCGCGCACCTGCACGATGCCGGCCTGGAGGTGATCCTCGACGTGGTCTACAACCACACCGCCGAAGGCAACGAACAGGGCCCCACCCTGTCCATGCGCGGCATCGACAACGCCTCCTACTACCGGCTGATGCCTGACAACAAACGCTTCTACATCAATGACTCAGGCACTGGCAACACGCTGGACCTGAGCCATCCCTGCGTGCTGCAGATGGTCACCGACTCCCTGCGCTACTGGGCCACGGAGATGCACGTGGACGGCTTTCGGTTCGACCTGGCGACCATCCTGGGCCGCTATCACGACGGCTTCTCGGAGCGCCACAGCTTTCTCGTCGCCTGCCGCCAAGACCCGGTGCTGCGCTCGGTGAAATTGATCGCCGAGCCTTGGGACTGCGGACCGGGCGGCTACCAGGTCGGCGGCTTCGCCCCAGGCTGGGCCGAGTGGAACGATCGTTTCCGCGACACTGTACGGGCCTTCTGGAAAGGCGACGACGGCCAGCTGGCCGACTTTGCCGGCCGCATGACCGGTTCCGGCGAGATGTTCGACCAACGGGGGCGCAGGCCCTACTCATCGGTCAATTTCGTCACCGCCCACGATGGCTTCACGCTGCGTGACCTGGTGTCCTACAACGACAAGCACAACGAAGAGAATGACGAGAACAATCAGGACGGCACCAACAACAACGTGTCCTGGAACCATGGCGTCGAAGGGCCGACCGATGATCCGCAGATCAACGCGCTGCGCCTGCGCCAGATGCGCAATTTCTTCGCCACGCTGCTGTTCTCTCAAGGCACGCCCATGATCGTCGCCGGCGACGAGTTCGCCCGCACCCAGAATGGCAACAACAACGCATACTGCCAGGACAGCGAAATCGGCTGGGTCAACTGGGCCCTGGACGAGGACGGTGCCGGACTGTTGAAATTCGTCAAGCGCCTGATCAAGCTGCGCCACGCCTACCCGATCCTGCGCCGCAACCGCTTTCTGGTCGGCGAATACAACGAGGCCATCGGCGTCAAGGACGTGACCTGGCTGGATGCCGACGCCAACGAGATGTCCGACGAACAATGGGAAGAAGGCCACGGTCGCTGCCTGGGCATGCTCCTGGATGGCCGCGCCCAGCCGAGCGGCATCCGCCGTCCGGGCGCCGACGCCACGTTGCTGATCATCGTCAATGCACACTACGACGTCGTCAACTTCGTCCTGCCCGAAGTGCCCGAGGGCCAATACTGGGATTGCCTGGTGGACACCCATCGCCCCGAGCTCAATGGCCATGAGCGCCTGGACTTCGGTAGCACCTTTGCGGTGACCGGCCGATCGCTGCTGCTGTTCGAACTCCATCGGGAAACAGAACAATGA
- the glgB gene encoding 1,4-alpha-glucan branching protein GlgB produces MSAQKEQGPGQGGALPSQADIEALIRAEHHDPFSILGPHHDGAQGQYIRAYLPNALSVQVLARDSGEALGQLELSTTPGFFVGHFDQRQPYLLKVQWAGGEQVSEDPYSYGELLGEMDLYLFAEGNHRDLGHALGAQFVQVDGVEGVRFAVWAPNARRVSVVGDFNVWDGRRHPMRLRHPSGVWEIFIPRLQPGESYKYEVLAHSGILPLKADPVALQTELPPATGSRVAKPLQFNWDDQEWLDKRPERHSVHAPLSIYELHAGSWMCELDEAGEVVRSYNWHELAERLIPYVQQTGFTHIELMPIMEHPFGGSWGYQPLSQFAPSARYGTPEDFAEFVNACHKAGIGIILDWVPAHFPTDTHGLARFDGTALYEYDNPLEGFHQDWDTLIYNLGRTEVHGFMIASAVHWLKNYHIDGLRVDAVASMLYRDYSRKAGEWIPNKYGGRENIEAIEFLRHLNDVVAIEAPGALVIAEESTAWPGVSQPTQQGGLGFDYKWNMGWMHDTLHYMQNDPIHRAHHHSELSFGLMYAFSERFVLPISHDEVVHGKHSLIDKMPGDRWQKFANLRAYLTFMWTHPGKKLLFMGCEFGQWREWNHDHQLDWYLTQYSEHLGVQKLVGDLNRLYRSEPALHDQDCQPQGFQWLIGDDAANSVFAWLRWSREGEPVLVVGNFTPVPRENYRVGVPFAERWSEVLNSDADLYAGSNFGNGGAVETEHVPSHGQPLSLSLNLPPLGVLILKPQS; encoded by the coding sequence ATGAGTGCGCAAAAAGAACAAGGACCAGGCCAGGGCGGCGCGCTGCCGAGCCAAGCCGACATCGAAGCGCTGATCCGCGCCGAGCACCACGACCCGTTTTCGATCCTCGGCCCGCACCACGATGGCGCGCAGGGGCAATATATTCGCGCCTACCTGCCCAATGCGTTGAGTGTCCAAGTGTTGGCCCGGGACTCCGGTGAAGCCCTGGGTCAACTGGAGCTCAGCACCACACCGGGATTTTTCGTCGGCCACTTCGACCAGCGCCAACCCTACCTGCTGAAGGTTCAGTGGGCAGGCGGTGAGCAGGTCAGCGAAGACCCCTACAGCTATGGTGAATTGCTCGGCGAGATGGACCTCTATCTGTTCGCCGAAGGCAACCATCGCGATCTCGGCCATGCCCTGGGCGCGCAGTTCGTGCAGGTCGATGGCGTCGAGGGCGTGCGGTTCGCCGTCTGGGCGCCGAACGCCCGGCGCGTCTCGGTGGTCGGTGACTTCAACGTCTGGGATGGCCGTCGCCACCCGATGCGCCTTCGTCACCCCAGCGGGGTCTGGGAGATTTTCATCCCGCGCCTGCAGCCTGGCGAGTCGTACAAGTACGAAGTGCTGGCGCACAGCGGCATTCTGCCGCTCAAGGCCGACCCAGTAGCGCTGCAGACCGAACTGCCGCCGGCAACCGGTTCGCGGGTGGCCAAGCCGTTGCAGTTCAACTGGGACGACCAGGAGTGGCTCGACAAGCGCCCCGAGCGCCACAGCGTCCATGCCCCCCTGTCCATCTACGAGCTGCATGCCGGCTCGTGGATGTGCGAGTTGGACGAGGCGGGCGAAGTGGTGCGTTCCTATAACTGGCACGAGCTGGCCGAACGGCTGATCCCCTACGTGCAGCAGACCGGCTTTACCCACATCGAGTTGATGCCGATCATGGAGCACCCGTTCGGCGGCTCCTGGGGCTACCAACCGCTGTCGCAGTTCGCTCCGTCGGCGCGCTATGGCACTCCGGAAGACTTCGCCGAATTCGTCAATGCCTGCCACAAGGCCGGCATCGGCATCATCCTCGACTGGGTGCCGGCGCATTTTCCCACCGACACTCACGGCCTGGCCCGTTTCGACGGTACCGCCCTGTACGAGTACGACAACCCGCTGGAAGGTTTCCACCAGGATTGGGACACACTGATCTACAATCTGGGCCGCACCGAGGTGCATGGCTTCATGATTGCCTCGGCGGTGCACTGGTTGAAGAACTACCATATCGATGGGCTGCGCGTGGACGCCGTGGCGTCGATGCTCTACCGCGACTATTCGCGCAAGGCCGGCGAGTGGATCCCCAACAAGTACGGCGGTCGCGAGAATATCGAGGCCATCGAGTTTCTCCGTCACCTCAACGACGTGGTGGCCATCGAGGCACCCGGTGCCCTGGTGATCGCCGAGGAGTCCACGGCCTGGCCGGGGGTCAGCCAGCCAACCCAGCAGGGTGGCCTGGGGTTCGACTACAAATGGAACATGGGCTGGATGCATGACACGCTGCACTACATGCAGAACGACCCGATTCATCGCGCGCACCATCACAGCGAGCTGAGCTTCGGCTTGATGTACGCGTTTTCCGAGCGCTTCGTACTGCCGATCTCCCACGATGAAGTGGTGCATGGCAAGCATTCGCTGATCGACAAGATGCCCGGTGATCGCTGGCAGAAGTTTGCCAACCTGCGCGCCTACCTGACGTTCATGTGGACGCACCCGGGCAAGAAGCTGTTGTTCATGGGCTGTGAATTTGGCCAATGGCGCGAATGGAACCATGACCACCAGCTGGACTGGTACCTTACCCAGTATTCCGAGCACTTGGGTGTCCAGAAGCTGGTAGGCGACCTCAACCGCCTGTACCGCAGCGAGCCCGCGTTGCACGATCAGGATTGCCAACCCCAAGGCTTCCAGTGGCTGATTGGTGACGATGCCGCCAACAGCGTGTTCGCCTGGTTGCGCTGGAGTCGCGAGGGCGAGCCGGTGCTGGTGGTAGGTAACTTCACCCCGGTACCGCGCGAAAACTACCGGGTGGGCGTGCCGTTCGCCGAACGCTGGAGCGAGGTGCTCAACAGTGACGCCGACCTGTATGCCGGCTCCAACTTCGGCAACGGCGGCGCGGTGGAGACCGAGCATGTTCCCAGCCATGGCCAACCCTTGTCGTTGAGCCTTAACTTGCCTCCCCTCGGCGTGCTGATTCTCAAGCCGCAGTCCTGA
- a CDS encoding PIG-L family deacetylase, whose product MRSNPIVGSGTSLQAWNASHHLAELPAISAAELVPVGKRAVIVAPHPDDEVLGCGGLLQQLAELGRSILIISVTDGSASHPGSALWPSQRLSVVRPQESAQALHRLGLPLHSLQWLRGGFADSGVAGQEAELREFLERYLRADDVVFSTWREDGHTDHEAVGRASHQAAQACGCTFHELPIWTWHWASPEDSQVPWYRARKLHLSPQMVARKRHAAHAFASQLQGDPAIGLPPVLAPYVLDRLLRPFEVVFL is encoded by the coding sequence ATGAGGTCCAACCCAATAGTCGGCAGCGGCACCTCGCTGCAGGCCTGGAACGCTTCCCACCATCTGGCCGAGCTGCCGGCCATCAGCGCCGCCGAGCTGGTGCCGGTTGGCAAACGCGCCGTGATCGTCGCACCACACCCCGATGACGAGGTGCTCGGCTGCGGCGGACTGCTGCAGCAATTGGCCGAACTGGGTCGCTCGATCCTGATCATTTCGGTCACCGACGGCAGCGCCAGCCACCCAGGCTCCGCACTCTGGCCCAGCCAGCGCCTGAGCGTGGTCCGCCCGCAGGAGAGCGCTCAGGCCTTGCACCGCCTGGGTCTGCCCCTGCACAGCCTGCAGTGGCTACGCGGCGGCTTCGCTGACAGCGGCGTCGCCGGGCAGGAAGCCGAGCTGCGTGAGTTTCTCGAACGCTACCTGCGCGCCGATGACGTGGTCTTCAGCACTTGGCGCGAAGACGGGCACACCGACCACGAAGCGGTAGGCCGCGCCAGCCACCAGGCCGCACAGGCCTGCGGCTGCACCTTTCACGAGCTGCCGATCTGGACCTGGCATTGGGCTAGCCCCGAAGACAGCCAAGTGCCCTGGTACCGCGCCCGCAAGCTTCACCTCAGCCCGCAGATGGTGGCGCGCAAACGCCACGCTGCCCATGCCTTCGCTAGCCAACTGCAGGGTGACCCCGCCATCGGCCTGCCGCCGGTACTCGCCCCCTACGTGCTCGACCGCCTGCTGCGGCCCTTCGAAGTGGTGTTTCTATGA
- a CDS encoding acyl-CoA dehydrogenase, whose protein sequence is MSTALAQALSGPFAGYPDSQALGQRLRQLQQAGLDRLPVPGSGQTLARFQALAEVAGHDLGLCKLYEGHTDALAIMEELGHPQLDATSLWGIWASEPPSARLEVRNDGGRVVLAGRKAWCSGARVVDNGLVTAWDAEGRQQLVAVQLQQPSVQVVDEGWHAVGMAATQSLTVVFDQTPADAIGGPGDYLSRPGFWQGGIGIAACWFGAARALGEALLQHCGTRGEPQALAHLGAVDAALHGAASTLRQAAEQLDRLPTADCQLLARRARAVIEHSCEQVLHHTGRALGAGPYCHDLHFARLMADLPVYLRQSHAERDLAALGQMLHTPQSRTWPL, encoded by the coding sequence ATGAGCACGGCACTTGCCCAAGCCCTGAGCGGCCCCTTCGCTGGCTACCCGGACAGCCAGGCCCTGGGGCAGCGTCTGCGCCAATTGCAGCAGGCGGGCCTTGACCGCCTGCCCGTGCCCGGCAGCGGTCAGACCCTGGCTCGTTTTCAGGCCCTGGCCGAAGTGGCCGGGCATGACCTGGGGCTGTGCAAGCTTTATGAGGGCCACACCGATGCGCTGGCGATCATGGAGGAACTTGGCCACCCGCAACTGGACGCCACCAGCCTCTGGGGCATCTGGGCCTCGGAACCGCCGAGCGCACGCCTGGAGGTGCGCAACGACGGCGGGCGTGTGGTGCTCGCCGGGCGCAAGGCCTGGTGCTCGGGGGCTCGAGTGGTCGACAACGGCCTGGTGACTGCCTGGGACGCCGAGGGTCGCCAACAACTGGTCGCCGTGCAACTGCAGCAGCCCTCGGTGCAGGTGGTCGACGAAGGCTGGCACGCCGTCGGCATGGCTGCTACCCAAAGCCTGACGGTGGTGTTCGACCAGACCCCGGCCGATGCCATTGGCGGCCCGGGGGACTACCTTTCCCGGCCGGGCTTCTGGCAGGGCGGCATCGGCATCGCCGCCTGCTGGTTCGGTGCCGCGCGGGCCTTGGGCGAGGCATTGCTGCAGCACTGCGGCACGCGAGGCGAGCCGCAGGCACTGGCCCACCTGGGCGCCGTGGATGCGGCACTGCATGGCGCCGCGAGCACGCTGCGCCAGGCTGCCGAGCAACTCGACCGGCTGCCCACCGCCGACTGCCAGCTGCTGGCGCGCAGAGCACGGGCCGTGATTGAACACAGCTGCGAACAAGTGCTTCACCACACCGGCCGCGCCCTGGGCGCCGGCCCCTATTGTCATGACCTGCATTTCGCCCGCCTGATGGCGGATCTGCCGGTCTACCTGCGTCAGAGCCACGCCGAACGCGACCTTGCCGCGCTCGGTCAGATGCTCCATACGCCCCAGTCAAGGACATGGCCATTATGA